A genomic region of Papaver somniferum cultivar HN1 chromosome 7, ASM357369v1, whole genome shotgun sequence contains the following coding sequences:
- the LOC113296468 gene encoding F-box protein At3g07870-like, producing MSCLMNFLQKKRDRIAASPDTGTMECLPSEIVLDILSRLPVKSVLDCKLVCKKLLNLLVHQWDQFAEMHYRRQLLQLAASSGAASSSTGLLFSFEKSEKDKTAESRGGARLYYGDKYNSEMNIHENFYYKTLQKTSVRFPPTADLDGIVGSCNGLICLNRYHHGIPDPIHICNPNTGEYVNLPEYTLHEEGYATAYGFGYVHSPTNDQYKVVRIYYPDDYDKGEVQVYTIGSGSGWRTICETSYLLFMSSPLGIFVNGALHWIDDQNKKIVAFNLADEEFRLIRPPPCYEATDYCFNILQALRGNLCICHQRNEEHLLDIWTLKQNATEASWSRDFSIAYDSAKEMNRDEFPVIPLLITKKNEFIFVHQGSKLYCYDPKSTTVINLWDEEKWKSMGLMTFPELWDDDKWDLTGLTAFPHMNSFVSLKALGERSESKKKLGETSLEETAD from the exons ATGAGTTGCTTGATGAATTTCTTGCAAAAGAAAAGAGATAGGATTGCAGCATCACCTGATACAG GAACCATGGAGTGTCTTCCGTCAGAAATCGTATTAGACATACTTTCTCGACTACCAGTGAAGTCTGTTTTGGATTGCAAATTAGTTTGCAAAAAGTTGCTAAATCTCCTAGTTCATCAATGGGATCAATTTGCTGAGATGCACTATCGACGCCAATTACTACAACTTGCTGCTAGTTCTGGTGCTGCTTCTTCTTCAACAGGTCTTCTTTTCTCCTTTGAAAAGtcagaaaaagataaaacagcaGAATCACGAGGAGGTGCACGACTTTATTATGGTGACAAGTATAATAGTGAGATGAATATTCATGAGAATTTCTATTACAAGACACTTCAAAAAACCAGCGTCCGCTTTCCTCCTACGGCTGACTTGGATGGCATAGTTGGTTCATGCAATGGACTTATTTGTCTTAACAGATATCACCATGGAATTCCTGATCCTATCCACATATGCAATCCCAACACTGGGGAATATGTCAATCTTCCTGAATACACCCTGCATGAAGAAGGATATGCCACTGCTTATGGTTTTGGGTATGTCCATTCACCGACTAATGATCAATACAAAGTTGTTAGGATATACTACCCGGATGATTATGATAAAGGAGAAGTTCAGGTATACACAATTGGCAGTGGCAGTGGGTGGAGAACCATATGTGAAACCTCCTACCTGTTGTTTATGTCAAGCCCGCTGGGAATCTTTGTAAATGGAGCTCTTCACTGGATTGATGATCAAAACAAGAAGATTGTGGCTTTCAACTTGGCAGATGAAGAATTTCGATTAATCCGGCCACCACCTTGCTATGAGGCTACGGATTACTGTTTTAATATCCTGCAGGCATTGAGAGGGAATTTGTGCATTTGTCATCAAAGGAACGAAGAACATCTTCTAGATATATGGACTCTGAAGCAAAACGCAACAGAGGCGAGTTGGAGTAGGGACTTCAGTATAGCATACGACTCGGCTAAGGAAATGAATAGAGATGAATTTCCTGTTATACcgttattaatcacaaagaagaatgAATTCATCTTTGTGCACCAAGGTTCAAAGCTTTATTGTTATGACCCAAAATCAACTACGGTGATAAACCTTTGGGATGAAGAGAAATGGAAGTCAATGGGGCTTATGACATTCCCCGAACTTTGGGATGATGACAAGTGGGATTTAACGGGGCTTACTGCATTCCCCCACATGAACAGCTTTGTTTCATTGAAGGCTCTAGGAGAGAGGTCTGAAAGTAAGAAGAAATTGGGAGAGACAAGCCTTGAAGAGACTGCAGATTAA